In Streptomyces sp. NBC_00433, a single genomic region encodes these proteins:
- a CDS encoding FBP domain-containing protein, translating to MDALTDAEVRASFVNCSKGEAKRISLPRQMSELPWADLDFLGWRDPGAPDRAYLVSPAAGGDPVGLTLRIAPGARRNLLRSSLCGLCLTGHGGGGVDLLAAPLAGPAGRQGNTVALYMCADLACSLYIRGKKTTPLVRRMEETLTLDEQIARTRRNLDAFLAKVTASAA from the coding sequence ATGGATGCCCTGACCGACGCCGAAGTGCGCGCCTCCTTCGTGAACTGCTCGAAGGGCGAGGCCAAGCGGATCAGCCTGCCCCGGCAGATGTCCGAGCTGCCCTGGGCGGACCTGGACTTCCTGGGCTGGCGCGACCCCGGAGCCCCGGACCGGGCGTATCTGGTGAGCCCCGCGGCGGGCGGCGACCCGGTCGGCCTGACCTTGCGGATCGCGCCGGGCGCCCGGCGGAATCTGCTGCGCAGCAGCCTGTGCGGCCTGTGTCTGACCGGCCACGGCGGTGGCGGCGTCGACCTGCTCGCGGCGCCGCTGGCCGGTCCGGCCGGCCGCCAGGGCAACACGGTCGCCCTGTACATGTGCGCGGACCTGGCGTGCTCCCTCTACATCCGCGGCAAGAAGACCACCCCGCTGGTCCGGCGCATGGAGGAGACCCTCACCCTGGACGAGCAGATCGCGCGCACCCGCCGCAATCTGGACGCCTTCCTCGCCAAGGTGACCGCCTCCGCCGCCTGA
- a CDS encoding NAD(P)H-binding protein — protein sequence MIVVTTPTGSIGHQTLARVIEAGAPVRVIARDPSRLAPEVRERAEVVKGSMDDSAAVAEVCAGADAVLWVLPPDPRAAGLHSHAIDFTRPLCDAIASQGVRRVVGVSSLGRGRARKAGQISAVFAMDHLIESTGVHYRSLGMPGFMENILRQLDPIRNQGTYFGLLAGDRKGPACATRDIAATAAALLLDGSWTGQDDLPLPGPEDLSPDDMAAIMSEVLDRPIAYRRIPAEAYRAELLAHGMSEPWARGLVDMAAAVDAGLYGTGPYASRSASPTTFRQWCQDVLRPAMAA from the coding sequence ATGATCGTCGTCACCACGCCCACCGGAAGTATCGGCCACCAGACCCTCGCACGTGTCATCGAGGCGGGCGCCCCGGTCCGGGTCATCGCCCGCGACCCGTCCCGGCTGGCCCCCGAGGTCCGCGAGCGGGCCGAGGTGGTCAAGGGCTCCATGGACGACTCCGCCGCCGTCGCCGAGGTCTGCGCCGGCGCCGACGCCGTCCTGTGGGTGCTGCCGCCGGACCCGCGAGCCGCCGGGCTCCACAGCCACGCCATCGACTTCACCCGGCCGCTGTGCGACGCCATAGCCTCCCAGGGCGTACGCCGGGTGGTGGGCGTGTCGAGCCTGGGCCGGGGCAGGGCCAGGAAGGCCGGGCAGATCTCGGCGGTCTTCGCGATGGACCACCTGATCGAGAGCACCGGCGTGCACTACCGCTCGCTCGGCATGCCCGGCTTCATGGAGAACATCCTCCGGCAGCTCGACCCGATCAGGAACCAGGGCACCTACTTCGGCCTGCTGGCGGGCGACCGCAAGGGCCCGGCCTGCGCCACCCGCGACATCGCCGCCACCGCGGCCGCCCTGCTGCTCGACGGCTCCTGGACCGGCCAGGACGACCTTCCGCTGCCCGGCCCCGAGGACCTGTCACCCGACGACATGGCCGCGATCATGTCCGAGGTCCTCGACCGCCCGATCGCCTACCGGCGGATCCCCGCCGAGGCCTACCGGGCGGAGCTGCTCGCCCACGGCATGAGCGAGCCGTGGGCGCGCGGCCTCGTCGACATGGCGGCCGCGGTCGACGCCGGCCTGTACGGCACCGGGCCGTACGCCTCGCGCTCGGCGTCCCCGACGACCTTCCGGCAGTGGTGCCAGGACGTCCTGCGTCCCGCGATGGCGGCCTGA
- a CDS encoding TetR/AcrR family transcriptional regulator: MARRGDELREHILLVAKDVFLESGFERASMDTLAARASTSKRTLYAHFESKDKLFLAVVDLVRELYLDRLRTPGEYADDDTEAVVLYCGRFLQMLLWEPTVRMCRLGIAEAERLPEASARYYEAVFDSAHQRLADHIGLRYGLPPAECTRIAHDLIGRTLHPRFPRALFGTERLLTERPERESIATDVDLAPIRAAVAAALPRAR, from the coding sequence ATGGCTCGACGCGGGGACGAACTGCGGGAGCACATCCTGCTCGTCGCGAAGGACGTCTTCCTCGAATCGGGTTTCGAGCGCGCCTCGATGGACACGCTGGCCGCGCGCGCGTCGACCTCGAAGCGGACGCTCTACGCGCACTTCGAGAGCAAGGACAAGCTCTTCCTGGCCGTGGTCGACCTGGTGCGCGAGCTCTACCTGGACCGGCTGCGGACCCCCGGCGAATACGCCGACGACGACACCGAGGCCGTCGTGCTCTACTGCGGCCGCTTCCTGCAGATGCTGCTGTGGGAGCCGACCGTGCGCATGTGCCGCCTCGGCATCGCGGAGGCGGAGCGGCTGCCCGAGGCGTCGGCGCGCTACTACGAGGCCGTCTTCGACTCCGCGCACCAGCGCCTCGCCGACCACATCGGCCTGCGGTACGGGCTGCCGCCCGCGGAATGCACCCGTATCGCGCACGACCTCATCGGGCGCACCCTGCACCCGCGCTTCCCGCGGGCGCTGTTCGGCACCGAGCGATTGCTCACCGAGCGGCCGGAGCGGGAGTCGATCGCCACCGACGTCGACCTCGCGCCCATCCGCGCGGCGGTCGCCGCCGCGCTGCCGCGGGCCCGGTGA
- a CDS encoding SAM-dependent methyltransferase, whose translation MADGTALDDAESESAAELQASIRTDIPHSARMYDYFLGGRTNYRPDREAADEVATIFPGVFLGVLENRDFMHRATRVLARSYGIRQWLDIGTGIPTSPNLHEVAQSVAEDARVVYVDYDPIVLNYARALLRSTPAGRTAYVQADATDTDAILSDQTLAATLDLSRPAVLSLNALLHFIPDDRDPYGIVSRLMAALPSGSALAISHCTPDFDPEMWAEVVGVYRSSGTPTQVRTRAEVERFFEGLDLVEPGIVVGHRWRPEETDRAETPLVSDADVSLWVGVAIKP comes from the coding sequence ATGGCGGACGGGACAGCTCTCGACGACGCGGAGTCGGAGTCGGCAGCCGAGCTGCAGGCCAGTATCCGTACGGACATCCCGCACAGCGCGCGGATGTACGACTACTTCCTCGGCGGGCGGACGAACTACCGCCCCGACCGCGAGGCGGCCGACGAGGTCGCCACCATCTTCCCCGGCGTCTTCCTCGGTGTGCTCGAGAACCGCGACTTCATGCACCGCGCCACCCGCGTGCTGGCCCGCTCCTACGGGATAAGGCAGTGGCTGGACATCGGCACCGGAATCCCGACGTCGCCGAATCTGCACGAGGTGGCGCAGTCCGTCGCCGAGGACGCGCGGGTGGTCTACGTCGACTACGACCCGATCGTGCTCAACTACGCGCGCGCCCTGCTGCGCAGCACCCCGGCCGGCCGCACCGCGTACGTACAGGCCGACGCGACCGACACCGACGCGATCCTGTCCGACCAGACGCTGGCGGCCACGCTGGACCTGTCCCGGCCGGCCGTGCTGAGCCTCAACGCGCTGCTGCACTTCATCCCCGACGACCGCGACCCGTACGGCATCGTCTCCCGGCTGATGGCGGCGCTGCCGTCCGGCTCCGCGCTGGCGATCAGCCACTGCACGCCGGACTTCGACCCCGAGATGTGGGCGGAGGTGGTCGGCGTCTACCGCAGCTCGGGCACGCCGACCCAGGTGCGTACGCGCGCGGAGGTCGAGCGCTTCTTCGAGGGTCTCGACCTGGTCGAGCCGGGCATCGTCGTCGGCCACCGCTGGCGCCCGGAGGAGACGGACCGCGCCGAGACCCCGCTGGTGTCGGACGCCGACGTGAGCCTGTGGGTGGGCGTCGCCATCAAGCCGTAG
- a CDS encoding ABC transporter ATP-binding protein, whose product MMPGQRAAGSRARSRGHGLSATGMTVAYDRTDVVHDAAIAIRPAEVTALVGPNGSGKSTLLRTLARLQRARSGTLTVGGEDGEGGRSGDATDGFGLDSREFARRVALLTQGRPTPSGLTVRDVVDFGRYPQRGRWGRPDPGGAAVVDRALGLTGVAHLAARGVDQLSGGQLQRVWLASCLAQETGVLLLDEPTTYLDLRYQVELLDLIRDLADGHAIAVGVVLHDLDQAAAVADRIALLSEGRIVADGPPGDVLTPDRLSEVYGIRIDVDTDTSTGRLRTRAIGRHHTRTERRHPSR is encoded by the coding sequence ATGATGCCTGGCCAGAGAGCCGCCGGCAGTCGGGCGCGCTCGCGCGGCCATGGGCTGTCGGCCACAGGAATGACGGTCGCCTACGACCGGACCGATGTCGTGCACGACGCCGCGATAGCGATCAGGCCCGCCGAGGTGACCGCGCTCGTGGGTCCGAACGGCAGCGGGAAGTCGACGCTGCTGCGTACGCTCGCCCGGCTGCAGCGCGCCCGGAGCGGCACGCTCACGGTCGGCGGCGAGGACGGCGAGGGCGGCAGGAGCGGCGACGCCACGGACGGCTTCGGGCTCGACTCGCGCGAATTCGCCCGGCGCGTCGCGCTTCTGACGCAGGGGCGGCCCACGCCGAGCGGGCTGACCGTGCGCGACGTGGTCGACTTCGGGCGCTACCCGCAGCGGGGGCGCTGGGGACGTCCCGACCCCGGCGGGGCCGCCGTCGTGGACCGGGCACTGGGGCTGACCGGGGTCGCGCACCTCGCCGCGCGCGGCGTCGACCAGCTGTCCGGCGGACAGCTCCAGCGGGTGTGGCTCGCGAGCTGCCTCGCCCAGGAGACCGGTGTGCTGCTGCTCGACGAGCCGACCACGTATCTCGACCTGCGCTACCAGGTCGAACTCCTCGACCTGATCCGCGACCTCGCCGACGGCCACGCGATCGCGGTCGGCGTCGTCCTGCACGACCTCGACCAGGCGGCGGCCGTCGCCGACCGGATCGCCCTGCTCAGCGAGGGGCGGATCGTCGCCGACGGCCCGCCCGGGGACGTGCTGACGCCGGATCGGCTCTCCGAGGTCTACGGCATCCGCATCGACGTCGACACCGACACCTCGACCGGCCGGCTGCGCACCCGCGCGATCGGCCGCCACCACACCCGTACCGAAAGGCGCCACCCCTCCCGATGA
- a CDS encoding ABC transporter substrate-binding protein, giving the protein MRSLTTLPAGRRLLAAAAAATAAALSLTACGTTHSAADAAPPATTGSGATTAAAGPITLTDATGATVKLDAPATRVVGTEWNVVEDLVTLGVAPVGVADVKGYQAWDSAAPLTNSPKDIGTRGEPSTDTVASLDPDLVVATTDLPASAVAQLRKIAPVLEVRSADAADQIGLMTKNLGLIAQATGTTARATAVGQAFDAKLAASRAALKAAGLEGVRYAFADGWVQSDQVSVRPFTGGSLIGAVNERLGLKNAWGVKGDKDYGLATTDVEGLTNLGDVRFAYIVNAVDGDPFADSLAKNAVWKSLPFVKAGQVDRLPDGVWMFGGPASMEAYADAVVDALTK; this is encoded by the coding sequence ATGAGATCCCTCACCACCCTGCCCGCCGGCCGCCGCCTCCTGGCCGCCGCGGCCGCCGCCACCGCCGCGGCGCTCTCCCTGACCGCGTGCGGTACGACCCACTCGGCCGCCGACGCCGCTCCCCCGGCCACCACCGGCTCCGGCGCCACGACCGCCGCCGCGGGCCCGATCACGCTCACCGACGCGACCGGTGCGACGGTGAAGCTGGACGCTCCCGCCACCAGGGTCGTCGGCACCGAGTGGAATGTCGTGGAGGACCTCGTCACGCTCGGCGTCGCCCCCGTGGGCGTCGCCGACGTGAAGGGTTATCAGGCGTGGGACTCCGCGGCCCCGTTGACCAACTCCCCCAAGGACATCGGCACCCGCGGCGAGCCGAGCACGGACACCGTCGCGTCGCTGGACCCCGACCTCGTCGTGGCGACCACCGACCTGCCGGCGTCGGCGGTGGCGCAGCTGCGGAAGATCGCGCCGGTCCTCGAAGTGCGCTCCGCGGACGCGGCCGACCAGATCGGCCTGATGACGAAGAACCTCGGCCTGATAGCCCAGGCGACCGGGACCACGGCGAGGGCGACCGCCGTCGGGCAGGCCTTCGACGCGAAGCTCGCGGCGAGCCGGGCGGCGCTGAAGGCCGCGGGCCTCGAAGGGGTGCGCTACGCCTTCGCCGACGGCTGGGTCCAGTCCGACCAGGTCTCGGTCCGCCCTTTCACCGGCGGCTCCCTCATCGGCGCCGTCAACGAGCGGCTCGGGCTGAAGAACGCCTGGGGGGTCAAGGGCGACAAGGACTACGGGCTGGCCACCACCGACGTCGAGGGCCTCACCAACCTCGGTGACGTGCGGTTCGCCTACATCGTCAACGCCGTCGACGGCGACCCCTTCGCGGACAGCCTCGCGAAGAACGCCGTGTGGAAGTCGCTGCCGTTCGTCAAGGCCGGCCAGGTGGACCGGCTGCCCGACGGTGTGTGGATGTTCGGCGGGCCGGCGTCGATGGAGGCGTACGCCGACGCCGTCGTCGACGCCCTGACGAAGTAG
- a CDS encoding iron ABC transporter permease, with amino-acid sequence MAVTAPPPAAATAEQPTASASTSRVGAAAVTAALVLLVAVIAVIDITQGTAAVGASQVWKAVTGRADPGDASVVVASRLPRALAAVLVGVALGAAGAALQAVSRNVLAAPDTLAVSAGSYLALGVLTVTGASFPLLASSGVAFAGGMAAAAAVLGLSGLGAGTVRLVLAGSALALGLGSVTDALLLLFPQQTDGLYQWSQGSVSQNGFGGVQQMAPVALLGLAGLLLVARRVDALSLGDDAARGLGVPVLRTRVTVVVLAALLSAAAVTLAGPIGFVGLCAPALVRPLARRVRGLARARAAMPFTGLVGAALVLGSDVLLRASVSAQTAVAVPTGVVTSVVGAVFLVVMALRTRDGGAAAAPDRLRIPSRAAFTATVAGLAALLVAVAVAAVLLGDTKLLLGDVVNWAQGRGDHVVTFVLDTRVPRVLAALLAGAALALSGTLVQAVTRNPLADPGILGVSGGAGLGAVLLVTTVPAAGSWSVAGAAFAGAAATAALVFGLAARGGFQQDRLVLVGVGASAGTAALISLLIVLTDPFNATKALTWLSGSTYGRTLPDVLPVAAVLAAGAAVAVVRRRRLDLVSLDDDTPRLLGLRLAPARLGLLALSVLLSATAVAAAGTIGFVGLVAPHAARALAGRRHVRVVPTAMLLGATLVCAADLLGRTVIAPAQLGAGLMTAVVGTPYFLYLLVRTRR; translated from the coding sequence GTGGCCGTCACCGCACCGCCGCCCGCCGCGGCCACCGCCGAGCAGCCGACCGCGTCGGCGTCCACGTCCCGGGTGGGCGCGGCCGCGGTGACGGCGGCGCTCGTCCTGCTGGTCGCCGTCATCGCCGTCATCGACATCACCCAGGGAACGGCCGCCGTCGGCGCGAGCCAGGTGTGGAAGGCGGTCACCGGCCGCGCCGACCCGGGCGACGCGTCCGTCGTCGTCGCGTCGCGCCTGCCGAGAGCGCTCGCCGCCGTCCTGGTCGGCGTCGCGCTCGGCGCGGCGGGCGCCGCCCTGCAGGCGGTGAGCCGCAACGTCCTGGCCGCGCCCGACACGCTCGCGGTCAGCGCCGGCTCCTACCTCGCGCTGGGGGTGCTCACCGTCACCGGGGCGTCCTTCCCGCTGCTCGCCTCCTCCGGCGTCGCCTTCGCGGGCGGCATGGCGGCGGCGGCCGCCGTGCTCGGGCTGTCCGGGCTGGGGGCCGGGACCGTGCGGCTGGTCCTGGCCGGCAGCGCCCTGGCGCTCGGGCTCGGCTCGGTCACCGACGCGCTGCTCCTGCTGTTCCCCCAGCAGACCGACGGGCTCTACCAGTGGAGCCAGGGCAGCGTCAGCCAGAACGGCTTCGGCGGTGTCCAGCAGATGGCGCCGGTCGCCCTGCTCGGACTCGCCGGGCTGCTGCTGGTCGCCCGCCGCGTCGACGCCCTGTCGCTGGGCGACGACGCCGCCCGCGGGCTCGGCGTCCCGGTGCTGCGCACCCGGGTCACCGTCGTCGTGCTCGCCGCGCTGCTGTCCGCCGCCGCGGTGACGCTCGCGGGGCCGATCGGCTTCGTCGGGCTGTGCGCGCCCGCGCTGGTCCGGCCGCTCGCCCGCCGCGTCCGGGGCCTGGCACGGGCGCGGGCGGCCATGCCCTTCACGGGGCTGGTCGGCGCGGCGCTCGTGCTCGGCTCCGACGTGCTGCTGCGGGCGTCGGTGAGCGCGCAGACCGCGGTCGCGGTGCCGACCGGGGTGGTCACCAGCGTCGTCGGCGCGGTCTTCCTCGTCGTCATGGCGCTGCGCACCCGCGACGGCGGCGCGGCCGCCGCGCCGGACCGGCTGCGTATCCCGAGCCGGGCGGCCTTCACCGCCACGGTGGCCGGGCTCGCGGCGCTGCTCGTCGCCGTGGCGGTCGCGGCGGTGCTGCTGGGAGACACCAAGCTGCTGCTCGGCGACGTCGTCAACTGGGCACAGGGCCGCGGCGACCACGTCGTCACCTTCGTCCTGGACACCCGGGTGCCGCGGGTGCTCGCCGCGCTGCTGGCGGGGGCGGCGCTCGCCCTTTCCGGGACGCTCGTGCAGGCCGTCACCCGCAACCCGCTCGCCGACCCCGGCATCCTCGGCGTGTCCGGCGGGGCGGGCCTGGGCGCCGTACTGCTCGTCACCACCGTGCCCGCGGCGGGCTCGTGGAGCGTGGCCGGTGCGGCCTTCGCGGGCGCCGCGGCGACCGCCGCGCTGGTCTTCGGGCTCGCCGCGCGGGGCGGCTTCCAGCAGGACAGGCTCGTGCTGGTCGGGGTGGGCGCGTCGGCCGGGACGGCGGCGCTGATCAGCCTGCTCATCGTCCTCACCGACCCCTTCAACGCGACGAAGGCGCTGACCTGGCTGTCCGGTTCGACCTACGGGCGGACGCTGCCCGATGTGCTGCCGGTCGCCGCGGTGCTGGCCGCCGGCGCCGCCGTCGCGGTCGTACGCCGCAGGCGGCTCGACCTGGTCTCCCTGGACGACGACACCCCGCGGCTCCTCGGGCTGCGCCTGGCGCCGGCCCGCCTGGGCCTGCTCGCGCTGAGCGTCCTGCTCAGCGCGACGGCCGTGGCCGCCGCGGGCACGATCGGCTTCGTCGGGCTGGTCGCCCCGCACGCGGCCCGCGCCCTGGCCGGACGGCGGCACGTCCGGGTCGTCCCGACCGCGATGCTGCTGGGCGCCACCCTCGTCTGCGCCGCGGACCTGCTCGGCCGTACGGTCATCGCCCCCGCGCAGCTCGGCGCGGGCCTCATGACCGCGGTCGTCGGGACGCCGTATTTCCTCTACCTGCTGGTCCGCACCCGCCGGTAG
- a CDS encoding aldo/keto reductase translates to MKYRTLGRTGIKVSPYCLGAMMFGAIGNPDHDDCVRIIHRALDAGINFVDTADAYARGESEEIVGRALKGRRDDVVLATKAHLPMGDDPNQRGNSRRWLERALDDSLRRLGTDHVDLFQVHRPDPDTDVEETLAALTDLVRAGKVRAFGSSTFLASDIVEAQWVAERRGLYRFRTEQPPYSILDRAIEREVLPVARRHGMGTLVWSPLAGGLLTGRYRKGQEPDTHRAGFGFAHMGDERRLDAVEQLIPLAQEAGMPLTHLAMAFAIAHPAVTSAIIGPRTMDHLDDLLASAGATLSDDVLDRIDAIVPPGRDVGVLDMGYTSTGLTQQALRRPQAERSAA, encoded by the coding sequence GTGAAATACCGCACCCTGGGCCGGACCGGCATCAAGGTCAGCCCCTACTGCCTGGGCGCCATGATGTTCGGCGCCATCGGCAACCCCGACCACGACGACTGCGTCCGCATCATCCACCGGGCGCTGGACGCCGGCATCAACTTCGTCGACACCGCCGACGCCTACGCACGCGGCGAGTCCGAGGAGATCGTCGGCAGGGCGCTCAAGGGTCGCCGTGACGACGTCGTCCTGGCCACCAAGGCGCATCTGCCCATGGGCGACGACCCCAACCAGCGCGGGAATTCGCGGCGCTGGCTGGAGCGCGCGCTCGACGACTCGCTGCGCAGGCTGGGCACCGACCACGTCGACCTCTTCCAGGTGCACCGGCCCGATCCGGACACCGACGTGGAGGAGACCCTCGCCGCCCTCACCGACCTGGTGCGGGCGGGCAAGGTACGGGCCTTCGGCTCCTCCACCTTCCTCGCGTCCGACATCGTCGAGGCCCAGTGGGTCGCCGAGCGGCGCGGCCTGTACCGCTTCCGCACCGAGCAGCCGCCGTATTCGATCCTGGACCGCGCCATCGAACGCGAGGTGCTGCCGGTCGCGCGGCGCCACGGGATGGGCACCCTGGTCTGGAGCCCCCTGGCCGGCGGCCTGCTCACCGGCCGCTACCGCAAGGGACAGGAGCCCGACACCCACCGGGCCGGATTCGGCTTCGCCCACATGGGCGACGAACGCCGGCTCGACGCCGTCGAGCAGCTCATCCCGCTCGCCCAGGAGGCCGGGATGCCGCTGACCCACCTGGCCATGGCCTTCGCGATCGCCCACCCCGCGGTCACCTCCGCGATCATCGGCCCGCGCACCATGGACCACCTCGACGACCTCCTCGCGAGCGCCGGGGCCACCCTGTCCGACGACGTCCTCGACCGCATCGACGCGATCGTGCCCCCCGGCCGCGACGTCGGCGTCCTGGACATGGGCTACACCTCGACGGGCCTCACCCAGCAGGCCCTGCGCCGCCCGCAGGCCGAGCGCTCCGCCGCCTGA
- a CDS encoding TetR/AcrR family transcriptional regulator has product MGDEPTLAGQPRPAVRADAQRSIDALLAAAAEVFAEAGVDAPVRQITAKAGVGAGTLYRHFPQRSDLIAAVFRHEVDACAAVAPTLAARYEPLEALTRWLQRFAGFIATKRGLSAALHSGDTAYDSLPGYFQQHFEPALSALLDSAAKAGAIRSDADPWDLLRAIGNLAVPAADDDGGHTERMIALLVDGLRFGART; this is encoded by the coding sequence GTGGGCGACGAACCGACCCTCGCCGGGCAACCCCGCCCGGCCGTGCGCGCCGACGCGCAGCGCAGCATCGACGCGCTGCTCGCCGCGGCCGCCGAGGTCTTCGCCGAGGCCGGGGTGGACGCCCCCGTACGGCAGATCACCGCGAAGGCGGGAGTCGGCGCGGGCACCCTCTACCGCCACTTCCCGCAGCGCTCAGACCTGATCGCCGCCGTCTTCCGCCATGAAGTCGACGCCTGCGCGGCCGTCGCGCCCACCCTGGCCGCGCGGTACGAGCCGCTCGAAGCCCTCACCCGGTGGCTCCAGCGCTTCGCGGGCTTCATCGCCACCAAGCGCGGCCTCAGCGCCGCCCTGCACTCGGGCGACACCGCCTACGACAGCCTGCCCGGCTATTTCCAGCAGCACTTCGAGCCCGCGCTCTCGGCACTCCTGGACAGCGCGGCGAAGGCCGGCGCCATCCGCTCCGACGCCGACCCGTGGGACCTGCTGCGCGCCATCGGCAACCTCGCCGTGCCCGCCGCCGACGACGACGGCGGCCACACCGAGCGGATGATCGCCCTGCTCGTCGACGGCCTGCGCTTCGGCGCCCGGACCTGA
- a CDS encoding DUF6332 family protein, with the protein MPSGTHSQAERDATTVEIGYALLSGCFLGAVVFATLVGPVVVWDLPAAVDTLLLRTGGTVACALAVVRVVHVLLRHARRES; encoded by the coding sequence ATGCCCTCAGGGACACACAGCCAGGCCGAGCGCGACGCGACCACCGTCGAGATCGGCTACGCCCTGCTCAGCGGGTGCTTCCTCGGCGCGGTGGTCTTCGCGACTCTCGTCGGCCCCGTCGTGGTCTGGGACCTTCCCGCGGCCGTCGACACCCTCCTGCTGCGCACCGGCGGCACAGTGGCCTGCGCTCTCGCGGTGGTCCGGGTCGTGCACGTGCTGCTGCGGCACGCCCGGCGTGAGAGCTGA
- a CDS encoding phosphoribosyltransferase family protein, with the protein MFHDRQDAGRRLAARCGHLEDRDVVVLGLPRGGVPVAEEVARTLRAPLDVCVVRKLGVPRRPELGMGAIGEGDTRVVNDEVVRKTGVGADDLAAVERRERGVLRQRAHRYRGDSPPAPLAGRTAVVVDDGVATGSTARAACRIARERGARRVVLAVPVAPTDWTDRLAGDADEYICVDTPSPFHAIGLFYEDFTQTADAEVTACLARAGQRDLDGSEPRRNGRAARREVGIPTAGGSLAGELTVPDSARGIVVFAHGSGSSRHSPRNRGVAAALVEAGLGILLFDLLTEAEAGDRANVFDTELLAGRLTQVTEWLGGQPEAQDRAVGYFGASTGAAAALYAAAGLGDRVAAVVSRGGRPDLAAPRLPGVQAPTLLIVGGLDRHVLDLNRQAQRQLRCENRLALVPGATHLFEEPGTLAEVGELAADWFTRHLVPAG; encoded by the coding sequence GTGTTCCACGATCGACAGGACGCCGGCCGGAGACTCGCGGCGCGCTGCGGACACCTGGAAGACCGGGACGTGGTCGTCCTCGGCCTGCCCCGGGGCGGTGTGCCCGTCGCCGAGGAGGTGGCGCGCACCCTGCGGGCACCGCTCGACGTGTGCGTCGTCAGGAAGCTGGGGGTGCCCCGCCGGCCGGAGCTGGGCATGGGCGCCATCGGTGAGGGCGACACCCGGGTGGTCAACGACGAGGTCGTACGCAAGACCGGGGTCGGCGCCGACGACCTGGCCGCCGTCGAGCGGCGGGAGCGCGGCGTCCTGCGGCAGCGGGCCCACCGCTACCGGGGCGACAGCCCGCCCGCGCCGCTCGCCGGCAGGACCGCGGTCGTGGTCGACGACGGCGTCGCGACCGGGTCCACCGCACGCGCCGCCTGCCGGATCGCCCGGGAGCGAGGCGCGCGCAGGGTCGTCCTCGCGGTGCCCGTGGCCCCCACCGACTGGACCGACCGGCTGGCCGGCGACGCCGACGAGTACATCTGCGTGGACACACCGAGCCCCTTCCACGCGATCGGCCTGTTCTACGAGGACTTCACGCAGACCGCCGACGCGGAGGTCACCGCCTGCCTGGCCAGGGCGGGACAGCGCGACCTCGACGGGAGCGAGCCCCGGCGAAACGGCCGGGCGGCGCGCAGGGAGGTCGGCATCCCGACGGCGGGCGGCAGCCTCGCCGGTGAGCTGACCGTGCCCGACAGCGCCAGGGGCATCGTGGTCTTCGCGCACGGCAGCGGGAGCAGCCGCCACAGCCCCCGCAACCGCGGGGTCGCCGCGGCGCTCGTCGAAGCGGGCCTGGGCATCCTCCTGTTCGATCTCCTCACCGAGGCCGAGGCCGGCGACCGGGCCAACGTCTTCGACACCGAACTCCTGGCCGGGCGCCTCACCCAGGTCACCGAGTGGCTGGGCGGGCAGCCCGAGGCCCAGGACCGGGCCGTCGGCTACTTCGGCGCGAGCACCGGCGCCGCCGCGGCGCTCTACGCGGCGGCCGGCCTCGGCGACCGGGTGGCCGCGGTCGTCTCCCGCGGCGGTCGCCCCGACCTCGCGGCACCCCGGCTGCCCGGTGTCCAGGCGCCCACGCTGCTCATCGTCGGCGGCCTGGACCGCCATGTCCTCGACCTCAACCGGCAGGCGCAGCGGCAACTGCGCTGCGAGAACAGGCTCGCGCTGGTGCCCGGCGCCACGCACCTGTTCGAGGAGCCCGGCACCCTCGCCGAGGTGGGCGAACTCGCCGCCGACTGGTTCACCCGCCATCTGGTCCCGGCCGGGTGA